The Paenibacillus sp. FSL R7-0204 genome includes a region encoding these proteins:
- a CDS encoding TetR/AcrR family transcriptional regulator has product MEDKKTDHRVRYTKMVIKESLLKLLTERSINKVTVTDICREAGINRNTFYSHYANQFELLATIENDLYEEIKQLGINSSNPQKLSYELCKYIKANKTICEVLFSEHGDKELLERILYISHDLTIERWKQELKYFDPQLFESWYTFTAHGTIAIIKKWVSSGLKESPSKVAAFIDKATEAVSKAFYSEEL; this is encoded by the coding sequence ATGGAAGACAAAAAAACAGATCACAGAGTGAGATATACAAAAATGGTGATCAAAGAAAGCCTGTTGAAGCTGTTGACAGAACGGTCTATCAATAAAGTTACAGTGACCGACATTTGCAGAGAAGCAGGGATTAACCGCAACACCTTTTATTCACACTATGCGAATCAGTTTGAGCTTCTTGCAACGATCGAAAATGATCTTTACGAAGAAATTAAGCAGCTTGGGATTAATTCTTCCAACCCTCAAAAGCTATCTTATGAATTATGTAAGTATATAAAAGCGAATAAAACGATATGTGAGGTTCTGTTCTCCGAGCATGGTGATAAAGAATTATTAGAAAGGATCCTGTATATCAGTCACGATTTAACGATTGAGCGATGGAAGCAGGAATTAAAATATTTTGATCCACAATTATTTGAGTCCTGGTATACGTTTACCGCTCATGGCACTATAGCCATTATTAAAAAGTGGGTGAGCAGTGGCCTGAAGGAAAGCCCCAGTAAAGTTGCAGCTTTTATTGATAAAGCCACAGAGGCAGTATCCAAAGCATTTTACTCCGAGGAATTATAA
- a CDS encoding carotenoid biosynthesis protein encodes MGDITVVPVWIIQDISVLIAAVLMVFYILDKETHPKTVLLQFLGFVFFYAAVFEITASSLGEGFYAYGRSILMLFNIPITVPIIEFLIIYSTLRVLKSVNIPSWTKPFITGLSAMVFDFSLDPVAVKQIYETLDGTIARWTYYPLAGEPQIYGEPVMNFTGWIYIAGYWTVFILIGEWWHKKKGYSKTVGYIYPFLAALASLACMFSPLSNFFNYMGPFFERTSNMQWVMLIALSVITVGVLALTFTKFWDRKINYSITPKKDFPIMFTFLGFPLVNTIFCLIGGFTEVLWLVVLAQIILMVAWIGIYRMGKKARPIAR; translated from the coding sequence ATGGGTGATATAACTGTCGTACCTGTATGGATAATTCAAGATATTAGCGTCTTGATTGCTGCTGTTCTAATGGTTTTTTATATCCTTGATAAGGAAACGCATCCCAAAACAGTTCTGCTGCAATTTCTTGGTTTTGTATTTTTTTACGCCGCTGTTTTTGAAATTACTGCTTCATCGCTTGGGGAAGGGTTCTACGCCTACGGGCGGAGTATTTTGATGTTATTTAATATACCGATTACTGTTCCTATTATTGAGTTTCTGATTATTTATTCCACTTTACGTGTTCTGAAGTCTGTAAATATACCTTCCTGGACGAAACCGTTTATTACGGGATTGAGCGCTATGGTGTTTGACTTTTCACTCGACCCGGTGGCCGTTAAACAGATTTATGAGACCTTGGATGGAACCATTGCCAGATGGACGTATTATCCGCTGGCCGGTGAACCTCAAATCTATGGGGAACCGGTGATGAATTTTACAGGATGGATTTATATAGCGGGGTATTGGACCGTCTTTATTCTGATAGGGGAATGGTGGCATAAAAAGAAAGGCTACAGTAAAACCGTTGGTTACATCTATCCGTTTCTGGCGGCCCTTGCATCATTGGCTTGTATGTTCTCACCGTTATCTAACTTCTTTAATTATATGGGGCCGTTCTTTGAAAGAACCTCTAATATGCAATGGGTGATGTTGATTGCACTTTCTGTAATTACAGTCGGAGTTTTAGCATTAACGTTTACAAAGTTCTGGGACCGGAAGATTAATTATTCAATCACTCCGAAAAAAGACTTTCCGATCATGTTTACCTTCCTGGGATTCCCCCTGGTTAACACTATATTTTGCCTTATAGGAGGTTTCACGGAAGTCTTGTGGCTGGTCGTTCTGGCTCAGATCATATTAATGGTAGCCTGGATCGGAATTTATAGGATGGGTAAAAAAGCAAGACCAATCGCGAGGTAG